In Patescibacteria group bacterium, one DNA window encodes the following:
- the dnaE gene encoding DNA polymerase III subunit alpha codes for MTFVHLHTHTHFSLLDGLGKPEDYLARAKKLNMPALAITDHGNAFGLIDFYQKARAAGIKPILGVEAYVARYGRHQKRSGVDTKPWHLVLLARNLEGYQNILQLVTKANLEGFYYKPRIDFELLEQFGSGLIGLSACLQGEISQKLLSENYAEAEEAVRRYQKFFGAENFYLEVQSHPSLPEQKIANERLVALARKLSVPLVATNDCHYVEREDAEAQDVLLCVQTGSLVSDENRMRMTADDYSLRSPDDMRAAFADIPEAIENTLKIAEKCNVELPLGKRLLPTYATPFQKKPEDYLRELCYEGINHRFGIPIPAEFQRVDGAEVAAKIIQSPPSKDETKKILARLEYELDVINKMGFASYFLIVWDFVKYAKEAGITVGPGRGSAAGSLIAFALGITDLNPLIYGLLFERFLNPERVSMPDIDIDFADNRRDEVLEYVAQKYGRDHVARIITFGTLAAKAAVKDTGRVFGISFAEMNSFTKLIPARPGITLNEALEAEPALREAVQKEPFKKVWTIAQKLEGVIRQAGVHACAVVIADKSLPNYTPLQTAPGDSAEIITQFSMHPIDDIGLLKMDFLGLRNLTIIQKCLNIIRRTRKTEIDISALPMDDKKTFELFQKAETTGVFQFESSGMRRYLKDLSPTRFEDLIAMVALFRPGPMENIPAYIRGKNKPDSVKYPYPILEEFLQETHGIAVYQEQVQQIAQSFAGFSLGEGYLMIKAVAKKIPELLEKQRENFISGAIKKGHTKKEAEKLFAIIEPFAGYGFNKSHAACYALIAYETGYLKAHFPSEFLAALLTSDHGNLDRLAIDIEEASKMGIRVLPPSVNESLANFTVVGGGDIRFGLNAIKGVGEGPIRAILDARKAGGKFESLADFASRVEPSVINKRTLEALAFGGALDDLGERAAIAASAASLSEFAKASRNSLETAQGSLFGDSVVAPKLEFQLEKVTPASRSQKLKWEKELLGMYISAHPLAGLKKALGKKFHLVEKLEKKNVGKTFTVGGIITNFRKILTKKSGQMMAFVTLEDPTGIIEVSLFPKVFAQFGEQIEKDELVTATGRLEFRNDVFQISANEIKKIDLERLRKNAEENGFIDDSNGKSAPKISEPLPEVKLATPLQISLPADADPAILPQLKQLLVAAKSEVGALVEILIAEDAKKVKRVKVPFQVAIGEDLEKAIQGLAAGITIKNAQ; via the coding sequence ATGACTTTCGTGCATCTGCATACGCACACGCATTTTTCTCTCCTCGACGGACTTGGCAAGCCCGAGGATTATTTGGCGCGGGCAAAAAAATTAAATATGCCGGCGCTCGCAATTACCGACCACGGCAATGCTTTCGGCTTAATTGATTTTTACCAAAAGGCGCGGGCGGCCGGAATCAAGCCCATTCTCGGAGTCGAGGCTTATGTCGCGCGTTATGGTCGCCACCAAAAACGCTCGGGCGTAGACACGAAACCGTGGCATCTCGTCCTGCTCGCGCGCAATCTCGAAGGTTACCAAAACATTCTTCAGCTCGTCACCAAAGCGAATTTAGAGGGTTTTTATTACAAGCCACGCATCGACTTCGAATTACTCGAGCAATTCGGCAGCGGGCTGATCGGCCTGTCCGCTTGTCTGCAGGGTGAGATTTCACAAAAACTTTTGTCCGAAAATTACGCCGAGGCGGAGGAGGCTGTGCGCCGCTACCAAAAATTTTTCGGGGCGGAAAATTTTTACCTCGAAGTCCAGTCGCATCCGTCGCTGCCCGAGCAAAAAATTGCGAACGAGCGTTTGGTCGCGCTGGCGCGCAAGCTCAGCGTTCCGCTCGTCGCGACGAATGACTGCCACTATGTCGAGCGCGAGGACGCGGAGGCGCAGGATGTCTTGCTCTGTGTGCAGACCGGTAGTCTGGTCAGTGACGAGAATCGCATGCGTATGACGGCGGACGATTATTCTCTGCGTTCGCCCGACGATATGCGCGCGGCGTTTGCGGATATTCCCGAAGCCATCGAAAACACTTTAAAAATAGCTGAAAAATGCAATGTCGAGCTGCCGCTCGGCAAGCGCTTGCTGCCGACTTACGCGACCCCGTTTCAAAAAAAACCGGAAGACTATCTGCGTGAGCTTTGCTACGAGGGTATCAACCACCGTTTCGGCATTCCGATTCCTGCCGAATTTCAGCGCGTCGATGGTGCGGAAGTCGCTGCCAAGATTATTCAAAGTCCGCCCTCGAAAGACGAGACGAAAAAAATTCTCGCGCGCTTGGAATACGAATTGGATGTGATTAACAAAATGGGTTTCGCGAGTTATTTCTTGATCGTCTGGGATTTCGTCAAATACGCGAAGGAAGCGGGAATTACGGTCGGTCCAGGACGCGGCTCAGCGGCGGGGAGTTTGATTGCTTTCGCGCTCGGCATCACCGATCTCAATCCGCTCATCTACGGGCTGCTCTTCGAACGCTTCCTCAATCCCGAGCGCGTGTCGATGCCGGATATCGACATCGATTTCGCCGACAACCGTCGTGACGAAGTTCTCGAATATGTCGCGCAAAAATACGGTCGCGATCATGTCGCCCGCATCATTACTTTCGGCACGCTCGCCGCGAAGGCGGCGGTCAAAGACACGGGTCGGGTTTTCGGTATCTCGTTTGCCGAGATGAATTCTTTCACCAAATTAATTCCTGCGCGTCCGGGAATTACTTTAAATGAAGCACTTGAGGCTGAGCCGGCGCTGCGCGAAGCGGTCCAAAAAGAGCCTTTCAAAAAAGTTTGGACGATTGCCCAAAAACTGGAAGGCGTGATTCGACAGGCGGGTGTGCACGCTTGCGCCGTCGTGATTGCCGACAAAAGTTTGCCGAATTACACACCGCTGCAGACTGCGCCGGGCGATTCCGCGGAGATCATCACGCAGTTTTCGATGCATCCGATTGATGACATCGGACTGCTCAAAATGGACTTTCTCGGCTTGCGCAATCTCACAATCATTCAAAAGTGTCTCAACATCATTCGTCGGACACGCAAAACGGAGATCGACATTTCCGCGCTGCCGATGGATGACAAAAAAACTTTCGAGCTTTTTCAAAAGGCGGAGACGACGGGTGTCTTCCAGTTTGAATCAAGTGGGATGCGCCGTTATCTGAAAGACTTGTCGCCGACGCGCTTCGAAGATTTAATCGCGATGGTCGCGCTCTTCCGTCCCGGTCCGATGGAAAATATTCCCGCTTACATTCGTGGCAAAAACAAGCCGGATTCAGTCAAATACCCTTATCCGATTCTCGAAGAATTTCTACAGGAGACGCACGGAATCGCGGTTTACCAGGAGCAGGTGCAGCAGATTGCCCAGTCTTTCGCCGGGTTTTCGCTCGGTGAGGGTTACCTCATGATCAAGGCGGTCGCGAAGAAAATTCCCGAGCTACTTGAGAAGCAGCGCGAAAATTTCATCAGCGGCGCAATCAAAAAGGGTCACACCAAAAAAGAGGCGGAAAAACTTTTCGCTATCATCGAACCTTTTGCCGGTTATGGTTTCAATAAATCGCACGCGGCGTGCTATGCGCTGATTGCTTACGAGACCGGTTACTTGAAGGCGCATTTTCCCTCCGAATTTCTCGCGGCACTTTTGACTTCTGATCATGGCAATCTCGATCGGCTCGCGATTGACATCGAAGAAGCTTCGAAAATGGGCATTCGTGTGCTGCCGCCGTCGGTCAATGAATCGCTGGCAAATTTCACCGTCGTCGGTGGCGGTGATATTCGCTTCGGGCTGAATGCGATTAAAGGCGTCGGTGAAGGTCCGATTCGCGCGATCTTGGACGCGCGCAAAGCGGGCGGAAAATTCGAATCACTCGCGGACTTCGCCAGTCGGGTCGAGCCGAGCGTAATCAATAAACGCACGCTTGAGGCGCTGGCTTTCGGCGGAGCGCTCGACGATCTCGGCGAACGCGCGGCCATCGCGGCGAGCGCGGCGAGCTTGTCTGAGTTCGCCAAGGCGAGTCGCAATTCGCTCGAGACTGCGCAGGGTTCGCTGTTCGGTGATTCGGTCGTCGCACCGAAGCTCGAATTTCAGCTCGAAAAAGTCACGCCCGCAAGTCGTTCCCAAAAATTAAAATGGGAAAAAGAACTGCTCGGCATGTACATTTCCGCGCACCCGCTCGCCGGACTCAAAAAAGCGCTCGGTAAAAAATTTCACTTGGTCGAAAAATTGGAGAAAAAAAATGTCGGTAAAACTTTCACCGTCGGTGGCATCATCACCAATTTCCGCAAAATTCTCACGAAAAAATCCGGGCAAATGATGGCGTTCGTCACGCTCGAAGATCCGACCGGCATCATCGAAGTTTCGCTGTTTCCGAAAGTTTTCGCCCAGTTCGGTGAGCAAATCGAAAAAGACGAGCTCGTCACGGCGACCGGACGACTCGAATTCCGCAATGATGTTTTCCAAATTTCCGCTAACGAAATCAAAAAAATCGACCTTGAAAGATTGCGTAAAAATGCCGAGGAGAATGGCTTCATCGATGATTCGAACGGCAAGTCTGCGCCGAAAATCAGCGAGCCGCTGCCTGAGGTCAAGCTCGCGACGCCGCTCCAAATTTCCCTGCCGGCCGATGCCGACCCCGCGATTTTGCCGCAATTAAAGCAACTGCTCGTCGCCGCCAAAAGTGAGGTCGGCGCGCTGGTCGAAATTTTAATCGCCGAAGACGCGAAGAAAGTGAAGCGCGTGAAAGTTCCGTTCCAGGTCGCGATTGGCGAGGATTTAGAAAAAGCGATTCAAGGCTTGGCGGCAGGAATTACGATTAAAAACGCACAATGA
- a CDS encoding DUF5665 domain-containing protein, with product MIEEIRKIHDEHKVKISERRIAEKVSATGLEDFVRYLHSPWRIIWSNLLAGIFRGLGFIIGATAVIAITVYILVQVLGSLPVVGEFFQGVGNFVNDLQESASTLKSLGH from the coding sequence ATGATTGAAGAAATTCGGAAGATTCACGACGAGCATAAGGTCAAAATTTCCGAGCGGCGCATCGCGGAAAAAGTCAGCGCGACCGGCCTGGAAGATTTCGTGCGCTATCTGCACTCGCCGTGGCGGATTATTTGGTCCAATTTACTGGCGGGGATTTTTCGCGGACTGGGCTTCATCATCGGCGCGACGGCCGTAATCGCGATTACGGTTTACATTCTCGTGCAGGTGCTGGGCAGCTTGCCGGTTGTGGGTGAATTTTTTCAGGGTGTCGGCAATTTCGTGAACGATTTGCAAGAGAGTGCCTCGACGCTCAAGAGTCTGGGACACTAG
- a CDS encoding glycosyltransferase, with the protein MPKVPRIAIVHEYLTRMGGAEKTVKVLADLFPAARVFTLLYDEAKCGKDFPAWRVETSRLQNFPKFLRARPKFLLPFIPSAIESFDFDDYDLVISSSSAFAHGLILPVKNRHICYCHSPARFLWDYSHEYLRENKITGLKKILLNSKLKDLRIWSRLSARRVDRFLANSLTVQKRIQKYFRTDSEVVHPPVEVAKIKLGDHHENYFLIVSQLAGYKKIELAISVFNKLRRRLVIVGDGPRREFLESIAGKTIEFLGWRSDAEIHELLQNCRGFIFPGEDDFGIAPVEAMAAGKPVLAFKKGGATETVIHKKTGILFPEQTPDSLENGLALFFAQEKKFEPKKIRAHAHQFSRQVFERAIRRIVAEEFAKISVDD; encoded by the coding sequence ATGCCAAAAGTTCCGCGCATCGCGATTGTCCACGAATATCTGACCCGGATGGGTGGAGCGGAAAAAACTGTGAAAGTGCTCGCCGATCTTTTTCCGGCGGCGCGCGTTTTCACTTTGCTTTACGATGAGGCGAAGTGCGGCAAAGATTTCCCGGCGTGGCGCGTCGAGACTTCGCGCCTCCAAAACTTCCCGAAATTTTTGCGCGCTCGTCCGAAATTTTTACTGCCTTTCATTCCGAGCGCAATCGAAAGTTTCGATTTCGACGACTACGATCTCGTAATTTCTTCCTCATCCGCTTTTGCGCATGGATTGATTTTACCCGTGAAAAATAGACATATTTGTTATTGTCATTCACCGGCGCGTTTTCTCTGGGACTATTCGCACGAGTATTTGCGTGAGAATAAAATCACCGGACTGAAGAAAATTCTGCTGAATTCCAAGCTCAAGGACTTGCGGATTTGGAGTCGGCTGTCGGCGCGGCGCGTCGATCGTTTCCTCGCGAATTCTCTGACCGTCCAAAAGCGCATTCAAAAATATTTCCGCACTGATTCGGAGGTCGTCCACCCGCCGGTCGAAGTCGCGAAAATTAAACTGGGCGATCACCACGAAAATTATTTCCTCATCGTGTCGCAGCTCGCGGGTTACAAAAAAATCGAGCTCGCGATTTCTGTTTTCAATAAGTTGCGGCGGCGGCTGGTCATCGTCGGGGACGGTCCGCGGCGCGAATTTCTCGAATCGATTGCGGGCAAGACAATCGAATTTCTCGGTTGGCGCAGCGATGCGGAGATTCACGAGCTGCTGCAAAATTGCCGCGGTTTTATTTTTCCCGGCGAGGACGATTTCGGCATCGCTCCGGTCGAGGCGATGGCAGCCGGTAAGCCGGTTTTAGCCTTCAAAAAAGGTGGTGCGACCGAGACAGTCATTCACAAAAAGACGGGGATTCTTTTTCCTGAGCAGACGCCCGATAGTCTCGAAAATGGCTTAGCCCTGTTTTTCGCGCAGGAAAAAAAGTTTGAGCCGAAGAAAATTCGGGCACACGCCCACCAATTTTCGCGCCAGGTTTTCGAGCGCGCAATTCGCCGTATCGTTGCGGAAGAATTTGCTAAAATTTCTGTCGATGATTGA
- the ligA gene encoding NAD-dependent DNA ligase LigA — protein sequence MDEKQARERISKLRNWLLDWNKKYFAGEASLDISEGARDQLKRELEDLEKEFPQFVTTDSPTQRVGAPLAGRLPKIAHKTRKMSLADVFSSAELSEWAERVQKFVPNEVVEYFCELKIDGLNVSVWYEQGEFARALTRGDGVIGEDITHTIRTVVNLPLRLTEKIDLEVSGEVFLLKKDFEKINAEIRAKNLALKKAEKKELSEFANPRNAAAGSVRQLDPVIAASRNLQIFFYTLGQNSLAKSPQKQSEVLELFAKLGLPVSKYHALVTEISAVEKLFQKWGSEREKLPFDIDGVVVKVNSLEQQARMGATAKTPRGMIALKFPAAQVSTVVENIQIQVGRTGALTPVALLRPVAVAGSIVARATLHNFDEIEKKDIRVGDTVVIQKAGDVIPEVVSVIQELRPAHSHKIARPKICPVCGSSVVKTEGEVALRCPNPNCGAIHFEKFRHFVAKAALDIDGLGEKVLAELLDQNLIEDTADLFLLTKDELLALPLFQEKRADNLILALEKAKKVQLAKLLFGLGIRFVGEVAAAEVAADFESQMQSIPLTPQISGGLTQGISGGLTQKENLTNFATWAKSKTLESWSEIEGVGEKVAESLAEWFADAENPQLLAKLEKVGVEIIHEEKAPQKLGGKTFVVTGSLENFSRQGIKDTIKKFGGKVASAISAKTDFLIAGESAGSKLKKASELGIKVLSEAEFQKMLD from the coding sequence ATGGACGAAAAACAAGCTCGCGAGCGTATTTCCAAGCTTAGAAATTGGCTTTTGGATTGGAATAAAAAGTATTTCGCAGGGGAGGCGAGTTTGGATATTTCCGAGGGGGCGCGCGACCAGCTCAAAAGAGAATTGGAAGATCTCGAAAAAGAATTTCCGCAGTTCGTGACGACTGATTCGCCGACGCAGCGTGTCGGAGCGCCACTCGCAGGCAGATTGCCGAAAATCGCGCACAAGACGCGCAAGATGAGTCTCGCGGATGTTTTTTCTTCGGCTGAATTGAGTGAATGGGCGGAGCGTGTCCAAAAATTCGTGCCGAATGAGGTGGTCGAATATTTTTGCGAGCTCAAAATCGACGGACTGAATGTTTCGGTTTGGTACGAGCAGGGTGAATTCGCGCGCGCGCTGACGCGTGGTGACGGCGTGATTGGTGAGGACATCACGCACACGATTCGGACAGTCGTGAATCTGCCACTCAGGCTGACTGAAAAAATCGATCTCGAAGTTTCAGGCGAAGTTTTTTTGTTGAAAAAAGATTTTGAAAAAATTAACGCCGAGATTCGGGCGAAGAACCTTGCGCTGAAAAAGGCTGAAAAAAAAGAGCTTTCCGAGTTTGCCAATCCGCGCAACGCTGCGGCTGGTTCGGTGCGCCAGCTCGATCCGGTGATCGCGGCGAGTCGCAATCTGCAAATCTTTTTTTACACGCTCGGTCAAAATTCGCTCGCCAAGTCGCCCCAAAAACAATCCGAAGTTCTCGAGCTTTTCGCGAAACTTGGTTTGCCAGTTTCCAAGTATCACGCGCTCGTCACCGAAATTTCCGCTGTCGAAAAACTTTTTCAAAAGTGGGGGAGTGAGCGCGAAAAATTGCCTTTCGATATCGATGGCGTCGTCGTGAAGGTGAATTCGCTCGAACAGCAGGCTCGGATGGGTGCGACCGCGAAAACGCCGCGCGGCATGATCGCGCTGAAATTTCCGGCGGCGCAGGTTTCGACCGTTGTTGAAAACATCCAGATTCAAGTCGGGCGCACCGGCGCGCTCACGCCAGTCGCGCTGCTCCGACCGGTCGCAGTCGCGGGTTCGATAGTCGCGCGGGCGACGCTGCATAATTTCGACGAGATTGAAAAAAAAGACATTCGAGTCGGCGACACCGTCGTGATCCAAAAAGCGGGAGATGTCATTCCAGAAGTGGTTTCCGTGATTCAGGAATTGCGTCCGGCGCATTCTCACAAAATTGCCCGCCCGAAAATTTGTCCAGTTTGTGGCTCGTCGGTTGTCAAAACTGAGGGCGAAGTCGCGCTGCGTTGTCCGAATCCGAATTGCGGCGCGATTCATTTCGAAAAATTTCGTCACTTCGTCGCGAAGGCGGCGCTCGACATCGACGGTCTCGGCGAAAAAGTGCTCGCGGAATTGCTCGATCAAAATTTGATTGAGGACACAGCTGACCTATTTTTGCTGACGAAAGATGAGTTGCTCGCGCTGCCGCTTTTCCAAGAAAAACGCGCGGACAATTTAATTTTAGCCTTAGAAAAAGCTAAAAAAGTTCAACTTGCCAAATTACTTTTCGGACTCGGAATTCGCTTCGTCGGTGAGGTCGCGGCTGCCGAGGTTGCGGCGGATTTTGAATCGCAAATGCAAAGTATACCGTTAACCCCCCAGATATCTGGAGGGTTAACTCAGGGGATATCTGGAGGGTTAACTCAGAAGGAGAATCTTACTAATTTTGCGACTTGGGCTAAATCAAAAACTTTAGAAAGCTGGTCTGAGATCGAAGGTGTGGGGGAGAAAGTCGCCGAGAGTTTGGCGGAGTGGTTTGCTGACGCAGAGAATCCGCAGTTGCTCGCGAAATTGGAAAAAGTTGGTGTCGAGATTATTCACGAAGAAAAAGCGCCGCAAAAACTGGGCGGGAAAACTTTCGTCGTGACGGGCAGTCTGGAAAATTTCTCGCGGCAAGGTATCAAAGACACGATCAAAAAATTCGGCGGCAAAGTGGCTTCCGCGATTTCTGCCAAAACCGATTTTCTCATCGCGGGTGAAAGTGCCGGCTCGAAACTCAAAAAGGCTTCAGAGCTTGGAATTAAAGTACTTTCCGAAGCTGAGTTCCAAAAGATGCTGGACTAA
- a CDS encoding FecR domain-containing protein: protein MFSFWRKFSESPQPARFERSLLRLFVRPRLDAATRANIKKRVLNHIAAECEELRSAELLDLKLSGQKVHSSGLLDLLAAIAEALLNLPKVLPRHNLREVTREHFQPRNFFRLFAVLRQATAFFVLLVFAGGITLTTFISQTQTAVAQLSVSSGIVKIRVADSPFFEDVREFATVRLGDTIRVGENSTAELAFYDASKMFLTESTEVEITDFKPDLLTRENSSVKVALLSGAVDAEVAKSDSSFAVETSTGLVEATSAKFSVAVNPTTGSTKIETSEDSVAVKSANDSEAVALTAGESVTFADTVPTVAVAEIPELPALSKIQTDLELVKVWSFDALIAAENGDQAVAQQTLETNRAKLSDLLAAGGAESVEGDELAAFTDFLQQNYPDGPGRASALADLQQAARVDQILNYYFTAPQKLRGVPEFQILARDGYAPSGRLRNLFAILRAGELAHAEVQPLVDRLSAELTAELFGKLDNTASLKSANQLLSEMQNQPIFIPILERLQDSVAPKFAEAIGQKIAAMEARVSEYIGG, encoded by the coding sequence ATGTTTAGTTTTTGGCGCAAATTTTCCGAATCTCCACAACCGGCGCGTTTCGAGCGTTCGTTGCTGCGTCTTTTCGTGCGACCGCGGCTCGATGCTGCGACGCGCGCGAACATCAAAAAAAGGGTTTTAAATCACATTGCCGCCGAGTGTGAAGAATTGAGAAGTGCAGAATTGCTTGATCTGAAATTGTCCGGACAGAAAGTTCATTCTTCCGGTTTGCTTGATTTGCTCGCGGCGATTGCCGAGGCTTTGCTCAATCTGCCGAAGGTTTTGCCGCGTCACAATTTGCGTGAGGTGACGCGTGAGCATTTTCAGCCGCGGAATTTTTTCCGCTTGTTCGCAGTCTTGCGGCAGGCGACGGCTTTCTTCGTGCTGCTCGTTTTCGCCGGTGGCATCACGCTCACGACTTTCATTTCTCAGACGCAGACTGCAGTCGCGCAGCTTTCCGTCAGTTCCGGCATCGTCAAAATCCGCGTCGCCGATTCACCTTTCTTCGAAGATGTGCGCGAATTCGCGACCGTGCGGCTCGGCGACACGATTCGTGTCGGTGAAAATTCCACCGCCGAACTCGCTTTTTACGATGCGAGCAAAATGTTTCTCACTGAATCAACCGAAGTCGAGATCACTGATTTCAAGCCGGATTTGCTGACTCGCGAAAATAGCTCGGTCAAAGTCGCGCTGCTTTCCGGTGCGGTCGATGCCGAAGTCGCGAAGTCGGACTCCTCCTTCGCCGTCGAAACTTCGACTGGGCTAGTCGAGGCGACGAGTGCGAAATTTTCCGTCGCGGTGAATCCGACGACAGGCAGCACCAAGATCGAGACTTCCGAAGATTCCGTCGCAGTCAAATCCGCCAATGATTCCGAAGCGGTCGCGCTCACGGCGGGCGAGTCGGTCACTTTCGCCGATACGGTGCCCACGGTCGCCGTGGCAGAAATTCCGGAGTTGCCGGCTTTGAGCAAAATTCAAACTGACCTCGAGCTAGTCAAAGTGTGGAGCTTCGATGCGCTGATTGCCGCAGAAAACGGTGACCAAGCTGTGGCGCAGCAAACACTCGAGACGAATCGCGCCAAATTATCCGACCTGCTGGCAGCGGGTGGAGCTGAGTCGGTCGAGGGCGATGAGCTTGCAGCGTTTACGGATTTTCTCCAGCAAAATTATCCCGACGGTCCGGGTCGCGCGAGCGCACTTGCGGATTTGCAGCAGGCTGCTCGGGTCGATCAAATCCTGAATTATTATTTCACCGCGCCACAAAAACTGCGCGGCGTACCGGAGTTCCAGATTCTCGCGCGTGATGGTTACGCGCCGTCCGGACGACTTCGCAATCTATTCGCCATCCTGCGCGCCGGGGAGCTCGCGCACGCCGAAGTCCAGCCGCTCGTCGACCGTCTCTCCGCCGAATTGACTGCCGAACTTTTCGGCAAGCTCGATAACACTGCTTCGCTCAAGAGTGCGAATCAGCTGTTGAGTGAAATGCAAAACCAGCCAATTTTCATTCCAATACTTGAGAGACTGCAGGACTCGGTCGCTCCGAAATTTGCCGAAGCAATTGGGCAAAAAATCGCGGCGATGGAAGCGCGCGTGAGCGAATACATCGGCGGCTAA
- a CDS encoding sigma-70 family RNA polymerase sigma factor, with translation MALTKKELREIESLVRRAQKDDAEAFGEIYDRFVVTIYRYIYYRVPKHEAEDLAETVFLRAWEKRHSYHKQKGNSFNAWLFRIAHNAVVDFYRVNAKTELVELSDNLPEMRRSADPSATLENKFEQKKLILALRELPELQQQVVVLKFVNGFENDEIAEILEKSVGAVRVIQFRALNRLKDLLEKQGQSSNESEHLAFKTAEDV, from the coding sequence ATGGCACTCACAAAAAAAGAACTTCGCGAAATTGAATCCCTCGTTCGGCGTGCCCAAAAAGATGACGCCGAGGCTTTCGGCGAAATTTACGACCGTTTCGTCGTGACGATTTACCGCTACATTTATTACCGCGTGCCCAAGCACGAAGCGGAGGATTTGGCGGAGACGGTTTTTCTGCGGGCTTGGGAGAAGCGTCATTCGTATCACAAGCAAAAAGGTAATTCATTTAACGCCTGGCTTTTTCGTATCGCGCACAATGCCGTCGTCGATTTTTACCGCGTGAATGCCAAGACGGAATTAGTCGAGCTTTCTGACAACTTGCCCGAGATGCGCCGTTCCGCTGATCCGAGCGCGACGCTCGAAAATAAGTTCGAGCAAAAAAAACTGATTCTCGCACTGCGAGAGTTGCCGGAATTACAGCAGCAAGTCGTCGTCCTGAAATTCGTCAATGGTTTCGAAAACGACGAGATTGCCGAGATTCTCGAAAAATCGGTCGGTGCCGTGCGGGTCATCCAGTTCCGCGCGCTCAACCGATTAAAAGATTTACTCGAGAAGCAGGGACAAAGTAGTAACGAAAGTGAACATTTGGCGTTTAAAACAGCAGAGGATGTTTAG
- a CDS encoding radical SAM protein, producing MDKIVTGTPAYAEQKGEWDYNNRLHNLAMTLPFHCNIACRKCANEGLRNPDLVDRPEQPLLSFDEINDVVKEFSESGGKTINIIGEGEPFHPAELPRLIHTIEQAAKNNLRTIVFTNGTLLTEELINFCKDNLVTIMFSVDSLKKDLYKYLSGKSCDGNYNRLMQNIQKTCEIFKDTQEVFEDVVMPTRRKIAMRVGMNTVISQHNWGELDDIKKFRESEMIHIYGAPFSKGSLKGSEDEFVGEPENYKKIVSRTQELSDTGGCCSYSRELRRCTFMNNGIIINNRGDYGVCNYNTGVPEFGNWRDGGRMKDIEKRIHKKVDRFFADQGDFYCITRHDKSDKFIGTKFDD from the coding sequence ATGGATAAAATCGTCACAGGCACGCCGGCATACGCTGAACAAAAAGGTGAATGGGATTACAACAACAGGCTTCATAACCTAGCGATGACACTACCCTTTCATTGCAATATTGCGTGCAGAAAGTGTGCAAACGAAGGATTAAGGAATCCAGACCTGGTCGACAGACCAGAGCAACCGCTTTTGTCTTTTGACGAAATAAACGATGTTGTAAAAGAGTTTAGTGAAAGCGGTGGCAAGACAATAAACATCATCGGCGAAGGTGAGCCATTTCATCCGGCAGAATTACCAAGGTTAATTCATACAATTGAGCAGGCAGCAAAGAATAACTTGCGGACAATAGTTTTTACTAATGGAACATTGTTAACTGAAGAGTTGATAAATTTTTGCAAGGACAATCTAGTCACGATAATGTTCAGTGTTGATTCGCTCAAAAAGGATTTATATAAATATTTATCGGGTAAAAGCTGTGACGGTAATTACAATAGACTGATGCAAAACATCCAAAAAACTTGCGAGATTTTTAAAGACACGCAGGAAGTGTTTGAAGATGTAGTCATGCCGACAAGGAGAAAAATAGCAATGCGGGTTGGCATGAACACAGTTATTTCTCAGCACAACTGGGGAGAGCTGGATGATATTAAAAAATTTCGAGAATCAGAGATGATCCACATTTATGGCGCACCATTTTCAAAAGGGTCACTGAAAGGCTCCGAAGATGAATTTGTCGGAGAGCCGGAAAATTACAAAAAAATTGTAAGTCGCACACAAGAACTTTCAGACACTGGCGGATGCTGCAGTTATTCGAGAGAATTGAGGCGTTGCACTTTTATGAACAACGGAATCATCATCAACAATCGCGGCGATTACGGTGTTTGTAATTACAACACCGGAGTACCCGAATTTGGCAATTGGCGCGACGGAGGAAGAATGAAAGACATCGAGAAAAGAATCCACAAAAAAGTTGATCGCTTTTTCGCAGATCAGGGTGATTTTTACTGCATCACTCGACACGATAAATCCGATAAATTCATCGGAACAAAATTTGATGACTAG